The following proteins come from a genomic window of Nitrospira sp.:
- a CDS encoding NADH-ubiquinone oxidoreductase chain J has translation MSQLFFGYFAGMIALTSMLVVALRNPVYSALSLLVMFFHIAGLFVMLHAEFLAAVQIIVYCGAILVLYLFVVMLLNVKQDDRYHSQWRIAAIVCVPLVIESIVLLAGGAGTMVSSRNSEPHDAVATDNTLAIGQTLFSTYLFPFEVASLVLLVAMIGAIVLAKRDIGEVR, from the coding sequence ATGTCGCAGCTGTTTTTTGGATACTTCGCCGGGATGATCGCCCTAACCTCCATGCTGGTGGTTGCGCTGAGAAACCCCGTCTACAGCGCACTGTCGCTCTTGGTCATGTTCTTCCATATCGCGGGACTCTTCGTCATGCTTCATGCCGAATTCCTGGCCGCTGTGCAGATTATCGTCTATTGCGGGGCCATTCTGGTGCTGTATCTGTTCGTCGTCATGTTGCTCAATGTCAAGCAAGACGACCGTTATCACAGCCAATGGCGAATCGCCGCAATCGTCTGTGTGCCGTTGGTGATCGAATCCATCGTGCTGCTCGCCGGCGGAGCGGGGACGATGGTCTCGAGCCGCAACTCCGAACCGCATGATGCCGTCGCCACCGACAATACGCTGGCCATCGGTCAGACGCTTTTTTCAACCTACTTATTCCCCTTCGAAGTGGCCTCGTTGGTTCTCTTGGTCGCCATGATCGGTGCCATCGTCCTCGCGAAACGCGATATCGGCGAGGTGAGATGA
- a CDS encoding NADH-ubiquinone oxidoreductase chain K — protein sequence MIPISYYLILSAIVFLTGVVGVLIRRNIIAILLSVELMLNATNINFVAFSDHLHDLGGQVFVFFALTVAAAEVAVGLAIIIALHRSRSTINVEEFNLLKW from the coding sequence ATGATTCCCATTTCTTACTACCTCATCCTGAGCGCCATTGTCTTCCTGACGGGCGTGGTGGGCGTGCTCATTCGGCGCAATATCATTGCCATTCTGCTGTCGGTGGAACTGATGCTGAACGCGACCAACATTAACTTCGTCGCCTTTTCCGACCACCTTCATGATCTCGGTGGACAAGTGTTCGTCTTTTTTGCTCTCACGGTGGCCGCTGCGGAGGTTGCCGTCGGACTCGCGATTATCATCGCCCTGCATCGATCCAGATCCACGATCAACGTGGAGGAGTTCA
- a CDS encoding NADH-ubiquinone oxidoreductase chain I — MASTATTKRLNLYEWFKTITFYEILVGMKATLSHLLHYRPVTLQYPHEKRTLPDNYRGMLALLRYDDGTEKCVGCDLCEAACPSRVIRVVSAEVPGEPTKRYSKEYYMDMTRCLFCGMCVEACPVDALGMTREFEWAVYDKRQLHLNKQQLLAIGDRSFPVREKRLELQHPNVAFFNVAFKHVPPKPD, encoded by the coding sequence ATGGCATCTACGGCGACCACCAAGCGTTTGAACCTGTACGAATGGTTCAAAACGATCACATTCTACGAGATTCTGGTCGGCATGAAAGCGACCTTATCGCATTTGCTTCATTACCGTCCCGTGACCTTGCAATACCCTCACGAAAAACGCACACTGCCGGATAATTATCGGGGCATGCTTGCGCTGCTCCGATACGATGATGGAACCGAGAAGTGCGTAGGATGCGATCTCTGTGAAGCAGCCTGTCCGTCGCGCGTCATCCGGGTCGTCAGCGCCGAAGTGCCGGGTGAACCGACGAAGCGTTACTCGAAAGAATATTATATGGACATGACCCGTTGCTTGTTCTGTGGGATGTGTGTGGAGGCCTGTCCCGTCGATGCACTGGGCATGACGAGAGAATTCGAGTGGGCGGTATACGACAAGCGCCAGCTCCACTTGAATAAACAACAATTGCTCGCGATCGGCGACCGCTCATTTCCAGTCCGTGAGAAACGCCTGGAACTGCAACATCCGAACGTGGCGTTTTTCAACGTGGCATTCAAGCACGTGCCGCCCAAACCGGACTGA